Proteins co-encoded in one bacterium BMS3Abin02 genomic window:
- a CDS encoding short chain dehydrogenase → MEPEEHTIDVDGCPIHYLGWGDLDMPGLVFVHGGAAHAHWWSHLAPLFTERWHVVALDLSGHGDSGRHSEYSREVWSREVMAVAADAGFPGPPVVVGHSLGGMVIIETAAAFGDDLAGAVIVDTPVRRPDPESEQAARGQAFVSLGTYPDLESALARFRLIPPQPCENTFIVDFIARRSLRETPDGWTWKFDPRIFDQAYRPLGERLQAITTRVALFRGEFSAIVPPDIAEHMYDLMGHNAPVVSIPEAHHHLILDQPLAFVAALRTLLADWEHSIPRRGESPPTPGP, encoded by the coding sequence ATGGAGCCCGAAGAGCACACGATCGATGTCGACGGCTGCCCCATCCACTACCTGGGCTGGGGTGATCTCGACATGCCTGGGCTCGTATTCGTCCATGGTGGCGCGGCTCATGCCCACTGGTGGAGCCATCTCGCCCCGCTGTTCACCGAACGGTGGCATGTGGTGGCACTCGATCTTTCCGGTCATGGTGACAGCGGGAGGCACTCGGAATATTCGAGGGAGGTGTGGTCGCGTGAGGTCATGGCGGTGGCAGCCGATGCAGGATTCCCCGGCCCGCCGGTCGTGGTGGGCCACAGCCTCGGCGGCATGGTCATCATCGAGACGGCTGCAGCGTTCGGGGATGATCTGGCGGGCGCGGTGATCGTCGACACACCGGTGCGCCGGCCGGACCCCGAATCCGAGCAGGCCGCGCGCGGTCAGGCGTTCGTGTCTCTCGGGACCTATCCGGACCTCGAGAGCGCTCTCGCGCGATTCCGGCTGATTCCGCCGCAACCGTGTGAGAACACCTTCATCGTCGACTTCATCGCGAGAAGGTCGCTACGCGAGACCCCGGACGGTTGGACGTGGAAGTTCGACCCTCGTATCTTCGATCAGGCCTATCGCCCACTGGGCGAACGGCTCCAGGCGATCACAACGAGAGTCGCGCTCTTTCGTGGTGAGTTCAGTGCGATCGTCCCACCGGACATCGCAGAGCACATGTACGACCTCATGGGCCACAACGCTCCGGTCGTGTCCATTCCTGAAGCACATCACCATCTCATCCTCGACCAGCCTCTGGCGTTCGTGGCGGCGCTGAGGACCCTGCTGGCCGACTGGGAGCACTCGATCCCGCGCCGGGGCGAGTCGCCGCCGACCCCGGGCCCGTAG
- the bcp gene encoding putative peroxiredoxin/MT2597, which yields MLETGDQAPRFELADDAGNTVTLDGFRGRHLVVYFYPKAMTPGCTTEACDFRDRSDRLREAGYAVVGISPDPASRLAKFKEKEHLNFPLLSDEDHAVAEAYGAWGTKKNYGREYEGIIRSTFVIGPDGTVVRVYRNVRAKGHVERLIAEMP from the coding sequence GTGCTGGAAACCGGTGACCAGGCGCCCAGGTTCGAACTCGCCGACGATGCAGGGAACACAGTCACACTCGATGGCTTCAGAGGCAGGCATCTCGTGGTGTACTTCTACCCCAAAGCCATGACTCCCGGCTGCACGACCGAAGCGTGTGATTTCCGTGATCGCAGCGACCGCCTCCGCGAGGCGGGGTATGCGGTCGTTGGCATCAGCCCTGATCCCGCTTCGCGACTGGCGAAGTTCAAGGAGAAGGAGCACCTGAATTTCCCGCTGCTCTCGGACGAAGATCATGCGGTCGCCGAGGCGTACGGGGCATGGGGAACGAAGAAGAACTACGGCAGGGAGTACGAGGGAATCATTCGCTCCACGTTCGTCATCGGGCCCGACGGCACGGTGGTTCGGGTGTACCGAAACGTCCGCGCCAAGGGGCATGTCGAGCGGCTGATCGCAGAGATGCCATGA